The Gammaproteobacteria bacterium genome window below encodes:
- a CDS encoding prepilin-type N-terminal cleavage/methylation domain-containing protein translates to MNSNRKSSGITLIELMIVIAIIGILASIGYPSYQAHITKTNRAVSTADLLELSQFMERLFSETGVYNPAPAVALPITQSPNDGSTAKYTIAATTRTATTYTLRATPTASQDDATCGSLTIDQTGVKCTIVGGTTKCSDTAAQSADVAACW, encoded by the coding sequence ATGAATAGTAATAGAAAAAGTTCTGGTATAACGTTGATTGAATTGATGATTGTGATAGCTATCATTGGCATACTCGCTTCGATAGGCTATCCTTCTTACCAAGCTCACATAACTAAGACAAATCGAGCAGTGTCTACTGCGGACTTATTGGAGTTATCACAATTTATGGAGCGGTTATTTTCTGAGACAGGTGTATATAATCCTGCTCCTGCAGTTGCGCTACCCATTACACAATCGCCCAATGATGGTTCTACTGCAAAATATACTATAGCGGCAACTACAAGAACCGCAACAACATACACATTACGAGCAACGCCTACTGCGAGTCAAGATGATGCAACATGCGGGTCTCTTACTATTGATCAAACAGGTGTAAAATGCACTATTGTGGGCGGTACAACTAAGTGTTCGGATACTGCAGCGCAAAGTGCTGATGTAGCAGCGTGTTGGTGA
- a CDS encoding prepilin-type N-terminal cleavage/methylation domain-containing protein — MKNFAQRGFTILELMITVLMLGVMLTLAVPSFSAVFKQNRLAAQTNSLLSSLNYARGQTINQNQIVIVQPITAGTDWSAGWKVRVNGVDIQFFEGVENASLISTAATITYQSDGTLTTGANVTLTLTLTPNDCPTGSSDVRVITITLSGQSSSTTAVCT; from the coding sequence ATGAAAAATTTCGCACAACGTGGCTTCACAATTCTTGAATTGATGATTACCGTTCTAATGCTGGGTGTTATGTTGACACTTGCAGTGCCATCATTTAGTGCAGTATTCAAACAAAATCGACTTGCTGCGCAGACAAACTCTCTATTGTCTTCATTAAATTATGCAAGAGGACAAACAATAAATCAGAATCAAATTGTAATTGTTCAGCCAATTACAGCTGGTACAGATTGGTCAGCTGGTTGGAAGGTTAGAGTTAATGGTGTCGACATTCAATTTTTTGAAGGCGTTGAGAATGCATCGTTAATTAGTACTGCTGCAACTATAACTTACCAATCTGATGGAACCTTAACAACAGGAGCTAACGTTACTCTAACTCTAACTCTAACTCCTAATGATTGCCCAACAGGAAGTAGTGACGTACGAGTTATTACTATTACACTTTCTGGTCAATCTAGCTCAACTACTGCTGTTTGCACATGA
- the ispH gene encoding 4-hydroxy-3-methylbut-2-enyl diphosphate reductase — translation MDVLLANPRGFCAGVDRAIEIVERALKMFGAPIYVRHEVVHNKFVVNNLKEKGAIFVDELHEVPDGSTVIFSAHGVSKAVQNEAKNRDVKVFDATCPLVTKVHLEVVRYSKDGLDTILIGHKGHPEVEGTMGQYDDSYGGQIHLVENADDVANLSVGNTNKTAFVTQTTLSVDDTSDVIDALRNRFPSIIGPKKDDICYATQNRQDAVKKLVASCDLLLVIGSKASSNSNRLREIADKNGIQAHLIDGPEYIQDSWLENKTRIGVTAGASAPEVLVQRVIQHLKEKEKAIVTEDLGKTENVVFPLPKIFRESLN, via the coding sequence ATGGATGTATTGCTAGCCAATCCACGCGGTTTTTGTGCCGGAGTAGATCGTGCGATTGAAATTGTAGAACGTGCCCTTAAAATGTTTGGAGCACCAATCTATGTTCGTCATGAGGTTGTACATAACAAATTTGTAGTAAACAATCTAAAAGAAAAAGGTGCGATCTTTGTAGATGAGCTACACGAAGTGCCAGATGGCTCTACGGTAATTTTTAGTGCACACGGTGTGTCTAAAGCCGTTCAAAATGAAGCTAAAAATCGTGATGTAAAAGTATTTGATGCGACTTGCCCTCTTGTTACCAAAGTTCATTTAGAAGTTGTGCGCTATAGCAAAGATGGACTAGACACTATTTTAATAGGACACAAAGGTCATCCAGAAGTAGAAGGCACCATGGGGCAGTACGATGACTCATATGGTGGACAGATACACTTAGTTGAAAATGCTGATGATGTTGCAAACCTAAGCGTTGGCAACACCAACAAAACGGCGTTTGTTACACAAACCACTTTGTCTGTCGACGACACTAGCGATGTTATTGATGCTTTAAGAAACCGATTTCCAAGTATCATTGGCCCCAAAAAAGATGATATCTGCTACGCCACACAAAACAGGCAAGATGCAGTAAAAAAATTGGTAGCATCTTGCGATCTTTTATTAGTAATAGGCTCTAAAGCCAGCTCCAACTCAAACCGCTTGCGAGAAATTGCAGACAAAAACGGAATTCAAGCTCATCTAATAGATGGTCCTGAATATATCCAAGATTCATGGCTAGAGAATAAAACAAGAATTGGGGTTACAGCCGGCGCATCCGCACCAGAAGTATTAGTGCAACGTGTAATCCAACACTTAAAAGAAAAAGAAAAAGCAATAGTTACTGAGGATCTAGGCAAAACAGAAAATGTAGTGTTTCCACTACCGAAAATATTTAGAGAAAGCTTAAATTAA
- the ileS gene encoding isoleucine--tRNA ligase — protein MNNYKDTLNLPKTSFPMKGNLAQREPEILKAWEKQDVYQQIRNARKGAKRFILHDGPPYANGDIHIGHAVNKILKDIIIKSKTLSGFDVPYVPGWDCHGLPIEHQVEKKIGKAGTKKTHKEFRDACRLYAGKQIDKQRVDFKRLGIFGEWNEPYRTMDFGFEADIVRTIGRIFSKGHIIRGFKPVYWSVVGGSALAEAEVEYQDKTSFAIDVQFKVVDENEFLNKCQNISSEGPVSIVIWTTTPWTLPSNQAVSLHPELDYVLVECEHNNTQQRLLFADALHETCLKKYEIDDYKIVGKCKGKDLENLQLQHPFYNKTVPIILGDHVTTETGTGAVHTAPDHGVDDFNVGKKYSIGTLNLVDDHGVFKEETELFAGEHVYKVDEKVIETLITNNSLIYQTKFQHSFPHCWRTKTPLIYRATPQWFISMNANNLLTEVNQQVGGVEWIPDWGKTRIEGMLASRPDWCISRQRTWGVPITFFIDKNTEQPHPNTAELIEQIAQKIEQDGMDAWYELDINEVLGDEANQYKKVTDTLDVWFEAGVSHFAVVRKRLDIDFNNNERANLYLEGSDQHRGWFQSSLITSVAMNGVAPYKQVVTHGFTMDAEGKKMSKSIGNVIAPQKICNSLGADVLRLWISSTDYGNEQNVSDEILTRASDAYRRIRNTLRYLLSNLDGFNPDTDEVTAEEMVSLDHWIVCKTNSVQKQIKQHYEKYQFHSIYHLLHNFCILELGSSYLDIIKDRQYTTRSNSHARKSAQTAMFHIAEALIRWITPILSFTAHEAWQHLPGDRTQSVFIQEWYGLEQFESFGEITDTKWDGILETKEKISKELEELRNNKEIGSSLDAEVKIWNAPEYIKKVTNDELRFVFITSYADLEDGAAPSTAHKFTNADGAEYYAEVKKSKHQKCVRCWHHREDVGADSQHSELCSRCISNLPDGTGEARKYA, from the coding sequence ATTAACAATTATAAAGACACTCTAAATCTACCTAAAACTTCCTTCCCTATGAAAGGCAATCTTGCTCAGCGTGAGCCAGAGATACTTAAGGCATGGGAGAAGCAAGATGTTTATCAGCAAATACGTAATGCTCGCAAAGGTGCGAAACGTTTTATTCTTCATGATGGCCCACCCTATGCAAATGGCGACATTCATATCGGTCACGCGGTTAATAAAATTCTTAAAGACATCATTATCAAAAGCAAAACTTTATCTGGCTTTGATGTTCCATATGTTCCTGGTTGGGACTGTCATGGTCTACCCATTGAACATCAAGTAGAAAAAAAAATTGGTAAGGCGGGGACTAAAAAAACCCATAAAGAATTTCGTGATGCATGTCGCTTATATGCTGGAAAACAAATAGACAAACAACGAGTTGATTTTAAACGCTTAGGCATCTTTGGCGAATGGAATGAACCCTATCGCACTATGGATTTTGGTTTTGAAGCAGACATCGTACGCACTATAGGCAGAATTTTCTCCAAAGGCCATATCATTCGTGGTTTTAAACCGGTGTACTGGAGTGTTGTCGGTGGATCTGCATTAGCAGAAGCCGAAGTTGAATATCAAGACAAAACATCTTTTGCAATTGATGTGCAATTTAAAGTTGTAGATGAAAATGAATTTTTAAATAAGTGTCAAAACATCTCTAGTGAAGGACCTGTATCTATAGTTATCTGGACCACTACACCCTGGACACTACCTTCAAACCAAGCAGTATCGCTACATCCTGAATTAGACTACGTTTTGGTTGAATGCGAACACAATAATACTCAACAACGTTTGTTATTTGCAGACGCACTTCATGAAACGTGTTTAAAAAAATATGAAATCGACGACTATAAAATAGTAGGTAAATGCAAAGGCAAAGATTTAGAAAATTTACAACTTCAACATCCTTTCTATAATAAGACGGTTCCGATCATCCTCGGTGACCACGTAACCACCGAAACAGGAACCGGTGCTGTACATACTGCACCCGATCATGGCGTAGACGATTTCAATGTCGGCAAGAAGTACTCCATCGGTACATTGAACCTAGTTGATGACCATGGCGTGTTTAAAGAAGAAACTGAATTATTTGCTGGTGAGCATGTATATAAAGTGGATGAAAAAGTAATTGAAACCTTAATTACTAATAACAGCTTAATTTATCAAACTAAATTCCAGCATAGCTTCCCGCACTGCTGGCGCACTAAGACTCCTCTTATATATCGTGCTACCCCACAGTGGTTTATCAGTATGAATGCTAACAACTTGCTGACTGAAGTAAATCAACAAGTTGGGGGCGTTGAATGGATTCCTGATTGGGGTAAAACTCGAATTGAAGGCATGTTGGCCAGCCGCCCGGATTGGTGTATTTCCAGGCAAAGAACCTGGGGCGTTCCAATTACCTTTTTCATCGACAAAAATACTGAGCAACCACACCCGAATACAGCAGAGTTGATTGAACAGATTGCACAGAAAATTGAACAAGATGGAATGGATGCTTGGTATGAGCTAGATATAAATGAAGTCTTAGGTGATGAAGCCAATCAATATAAAAAGGTTACTGATACTCTTGATGTTTGGTTTGAAGCAGGAGTCTCGCATTTTGCAGTAGTGCGTAAACGATTAGATATAGACTTCAACAACAATGAACGTGCAAACCTATACCTTGAAGGTTCCGATCAACACCGTGGCTGGTTTCAATCTTCATTAATAACATCTGTAGCCATGAATGGAGTTGCGCCTTACAAGCAAGTTGTCACCCATGGATTTACGATGGACGCGGAAGGCAAAAAAATGTCTAAATCCATAGGCAATGTCATCGCACCGCAAAAAATTTGTAACTCCTTAGGTGCCGATGTTCTTCGACTTTGGATCTCATCAACAGATTATGGTAACGAACAAAATGTTTCGGATGAAATTTTAACCAGAGCTTCGGATGCCTACCGACGCATACGCAATACTTTGCGCTACTTATTATCTAACCTTGATGGTTTTAACCCCGATACTGACGAAGTTACTGCTGAAGAAATGGTGTCGCTAGATCATTGGATTGTCTGCAAAACAAATTCGGTGCAAAAACAAATCAAGCAACATTATGAGAAATACCAATTTCACTCTATTTACCATTTACTACATAACTTTTGTATTTTAGAGTTGGGCAGTAGTTACTTGGATATTATTAAAGACCGGCAGTACACAACCAGGTCAAACAGTCATGCAAGAAAATCAGCGCAAACCGCTATGTTTCATATTGCGGAAGCTTTAATCCGCTGGATTACACCAATATTGAGTTTTACTGCACATGAAGCTTGGCAACATCTCCCCGGTGATCGTACTCAATCAGTGTTTATACAAGAATGGTACGGCTTAGAACAGTTTGAATCGTTTGGAGAGATTACAGATACAAAGTGGGATGGAATTCTTGAAACTAAGGAAAAAATCAGCAAGGAATTAGAAGAATTAAGAAACAATAAAGAGATTGGTTCTTCCTTAGATGCCGAAGTAAAAATTTGGAATGCACCAGAATATATAAAGAAAGTCACAAACGATGAATTACGATTCGTATTTATAACTTCATATGCCGATTTAGAGGATGGAGCTGCGCCTAGCACTGCTCATAAATTCACTAATGCGGATGGCGCAGAATATTATGCAGAAGTAAAAAAATCTAAGCATCAAAAATGTGTGCGCTGTTGGCATCATCGAGAAGATGTAGGCGCAGACAGTCAACACTCAGAACTATGTTCCCGATGTATTAGTAATTTACCAGATGGCACTGGAGAGGCTCGTAAATATGCTTAA
- the pilV gene encoding type IV pilus modification protein PilV — translation MKILKFQSKRQQSCGFSLLEVLIAVFILSIGLLGLAALHATSLKANHGAYHKSQATFLAYDMVDRLRANRPQAINGSYNQLITEGDKTGTTLADADVNSWLVNTLALLPSGDGSINCTAAGACTVVVQWNITREGGQASGGSATLQTFTFRTDV, via the coding sequence ATGAAAATTTTAAAATTTCAATCCAAGAGACAGCAGTCATGTGGATTTTCACTGCTTGAAGTGCTGATTGCTGTGTTTATTTTATCTATAGGGTTGCTTGGATTAGCGGCGTTGCATGCAACATCCTTAAAAGCGAATCACGGTGCATATCATAAATCTCAAGCGACATTTCTTGCGTATGACATGGTGGATCGGTTGCGAGCAAATAGGCCTCAAGCGATTAATGGTTCGTATAACCAACTTATAACTGAAGGCGATAAAACTGGAACAACATTGGCAGATGCAGATGTAAACAGTTGGTTGGTAAATACTTTAGCCTTGTTACCCAGTGGTGATGGATCTATAAACTGTACTGCTGCTGGCGCATGCACGGTTGTCGTGCAATGGAATATTACACGTGAAGGCGGCCAAGCTAGTGGCGGCAGCGCAACACTGCAAACTTTCACATTTAGGACAGATGTATAA
- a CDS encoding type IV pilin protein has product MIELMIVMIVVSILIAVSYPGYQNQMRQNRRSDGQKLLLEIMHEQQNFYSKNSTYTTNLVAGGILGLSYPDPNGDGSVLSDKEFYLVTATVCDVPTPIADCVLLAAAPQRGQASDGDLTYNSRNVKTPATHW; this is encoded by the coding sequence ATGATCGAATTGATGATCGTAATGATTGTGGTATCTATACTTATTGCGGTTTCTTATCCTGGTTATCAAAACCAAATGAGACAGAATCGAAGATCTGACGGGCAGAAACTTCTTCTAGAAATCATGCATGAGCAACAAAATTTTTACTCTAAAAACAGTACTTATACTACAAATCTTGTGGCTGGCGGTATTTTAGGGCTTAGTTATCCGGATCCAAATGGAGATGGAAGTGTTCTATCAGATAAGGAATTTTATTTAGTAACAGCAACGGTATGTGATGTGCCCACACCGATTGCTGACTGTGTTTTACTAGCTGCCGCACCGCAACGTGGACAAGCAAGTGATGGTGATCTTACTTACAATTCACGTAACGTAAAAACTCCTGCAACACATTGGTAA
- a CDS encoding lipoprotein signal peptidase gives MLKWLWLTALVVILDQVSKQAAVHFLTPHDPQAFLPFFNFTLTFNKGAAFSFLSNAGGWQRWFFTVLAVGVSIFIFLWLKKLNNKEKLLATSLALILGGAIGNVIDRSIYGHVIDFIDWFYPSGDGCLPFFFSINQITCHWPTFNLADSAIFLGAALMIIQAVFSKEETE, from the coding sequence ATGCTTAAGTGGCTTTGGTTAACTGCATTAGTCGTAATACTGGATCAAGTCAGCAAACAAGCTGCTGTACATTTTTTAACGCCTCATGATCCACAAGCTTTTTTGCCATTCTTTAATTTCACCTTAACTTTCAATAAAGGTGCTGCGTTTAGTTTCTTAAGCAACGCAGGTGGTTGGCAGCGTTGGTTTTTTACGGTATTAGCAGTAGGTGTTAGTATTTTTATTTTTCTTTGGCTTAAAAAACTTAACAATAAAGAAAAATTACTAGCTACGAGTTTAGCATTGATACTAGGCGGTGCAATTGGCAATGTAATTGATCGCAGTATTTATGGGCATGTAATAGATTTCATTGACTGGTTTTATCCTTCCGGTGATGGATGCCTACCCTTCTTCTTTTCTATTAATCAAATAACTTGCCATTGGCCCACATTTAATCTTGCGGATTCAGCGATTTTTCTAGGTGCAGCACTTATGATTATTCAAGCCGTATTTTCCAAGGAAGAAACAGAATAA
- a CDS encoding prepilin-type N-terminal cleavage/methylation domain-containing protein, which yields MYQNKKQIGFSLVELLVALVLGLVVSAAAIQIFASNKGTYRLENALSRLQENGRFVVDQMINDLRMAGYNGCLSRGAGVPVNDITPGAIATSNAFVLFPYAIDGTDSIRGFNYGTSDWVPSLDASLNLSGVVANTDVINIQRASSCGAQLTSAPTSTGDTAIDVVDPNGCDFTANEVVMITDCSVADVFQIGSLTTGTDTVALNRAGGTLSAIYSQASQVFRWQSTAYFVGTDANGQPALFRSSWTPDGDNDIQADDFTTLALASGIEDMQLLYGIDTGMDEYADAYVTANNVTNWDAVRSIRIGLLLRSDNNITQEPRSIQFNGATVNPVATGDRRLRTVYTTTVSLRNNTP from the coding sequence ATGTATCAAAATAAAAAACAAATTGGATTTTCATTGGTTGAATTATTAGTTGCACTAGTGCTTGGCTTGGTAGTGTCAGCGGCTGCAATCCAAATATTCGCAAGCAATAAAGGTACCTATCGACTTGAAAATGCTCTATCACGACTGCAAGAAAATGGTCGGTTTGTGGTGGATCAGATGATAAACGATTTACGTATGGCGGGTTATAACGGATGTTTAAGTCGCGGTGCAGGTGTGCCTGTTAACGATATCACGCCGGGCGCAATAGCAACGTCAAATGCTTTTGTCCTATTCCCATACGCAATTGATGGAACAGACAGCATTCGCGGTTTTAATTACGGCACTAGCGATTGGGTTCCCTCTTTAGACGCAAGTTTGAATTTAAGCGGTGTAGTTGCTAACACAGATGTAATTAATATTCAGCGCGCTTCAAGTTGCGGTGCACAGTTAACCTCTGCTCCTACATCCACTGGCGATACTGCTATTGATGTTGTAGATCCAAATGGTTGTGATTTTACAGCAAACGAAGTTGTGATGATTACCGATTGTAGTGTGGCTGATGTATTCCAAATTGGCAGTCTTACTACAGGTACAGATACTGTAGCTTTAAATCGTGCAGGCGGCACATTAAGCGCAATTTACTCACAAGCATCACAAGTTTTTCGTTGGCAGTCGACTGCGTACTTTGTTGGTACCGATGCGAATGGTCAACCAGCATTGTTTCGATCTTCCTGGACGCCTGATGGTGATAACGATATTCAGGCAGATGACTTCACAACGCTTGCATTGGCAAGTGGAATAGAAGATATGCAACTTTTATACGGTATTGATACCGGCATGGACGAGTACGCGGATGCTTATGTAACCGCAAATAACGTTACAAATTGGGATGCAGTAAGAAGTATAAGGATTGGTTTATTACTCAGAAGTGATAACAATATAACTCAAGAACCACGTTCAATACAATTTAATGGGGCAACAGTAAATCCTGTTGCAACTGGCGATAGACGTTTACGCACAGTGTATACCACCACAGTGTCTTTACGAAATAACACACCCTAA
- a CDS encoding prepilin-type N-terminal cleavage/methylation domain-containing protein yields the protein MKTRGFTLIELMITVAVVAVIASIAYPSYQEQIRKTRRSDAKAALMDAAAIMERHYTQFGQYGGGAVVPATSPEQFYTIAVTGTIVGAQVFTITATRAGQQTNDKCGNFTIDQTQAKAVASGSLTAAECGWD from the coding sequence ATGAAAACACGTGGATTTACCCTAATTGAGTTAATGATTACAGTCGCTGTGGTAGCAGTCATCGCATCTATTGCCTACCCAAGTTATCAAGAGCAAATTAGAAAAACTCGTCGTTCGGATGCAAAGGCTGCACTAATGGATGCTGCAGCAATAATGGAACGTCACTACACGCAGTTTGGTCAATATGGCGGAGGCGCAGTTGTTCCTGCGACAAGTCCGGAGCAGTTTTATACAATTGCGGTTACCGGTACGATAGTAGGTGCTCAAGTATTTACAATTACTGCAACTCGAGCCGGTCAACAGACTAATGATAAATGCGGTAATTTTACAATTGATCAAACACAAGCTAAAGCCGTAGCGAGTGGCAGCTTGACTGCTGCAGAGTGTGGATGGGATTAA